A region from the Parafrankia discariae genome encodes:
- a CDS encoding MarR family winged helix-turn-helix transcriptional regulator — MSNDPGCGGELDADEAVRALLLLMPQLIGRAKRTPPPDELAGTALGPRHLSLLSFLLFDGPMTVNALASRLEVAPTTASLMIADLSRGGVVERHEDPDDRRRRIVSIADASRPAIEGWLGPAAAAWREALQPLSQAERRLVVDTLHAYERAASRQSSPRT; from the coding sequence GTGTCAAACGACCCCGGGTGCGGCGGCGAGCTCGACGCCGACGAGGCCGTCCGAGCGCTCCTGCTGCTGATGCCCCAGCTGATCGGACGGGCCAAGCGGACACCACCGCCGGACGAGCTGGCCGGGACGGCCCTCGGCCCCCGGCACCTGTCGCTGCTGTCCTTCCTGCTGTTCGACGGGCCCATGACCGTGAACGCGCTGGCCAGTCGGTTGGAAGTGGCCCCGACGACGGCCAGCCTCATGATCGCTGACCTCAGCCGCGGCGGGGTCGTGGAGCGCCACGAGGATCCCGACGACCGGCGGCGGCGCATCGTGAGCATCGCCGACGCCAGCCGCCCGGCGATCGAGGGATGGCTCGGTCCGGCCGCCGCCGCCTGGCGGGAGGCCCTTCAACCGTTGAGCCAGGCCGAGCGCCGTCTCGTCGTGGACACCCTGCACGCGTACGAACGCGCCGCCAGCAGACAGTCCTCACCCAGAACCTGA
- a CDS encoding cold-shock protein, whose amino-acid sequence MAIGTVKFFHTERGWGAISSTDLPHGHDAWVYYSMIEMDGARFLEAGDRVEFSYEPAQQDSFRFRAIHVRKL is encoded by the coding sequence ATGGCGATCGGCACCGTCAAGTTTTTCCACACCGAACGAGGCTGGGGAGCGATCTCGTCTACCGACCTCCCGCACGGCCACGACGCATGGGTTTACTACAGCATGATCGAAATGGACGGGGCACGATTTCTGGAAGCCGGCGACCGCGTCGAGTTCAGCTACGAGCCCGCCCAGCAGGACAGCTTCCGATTCCGCGCGATCCACGTCCGCAAGCTCTGA
- a CDS encoding ParA family protein — protein MTTDPFARPAEVVFPHEHLEHVIAVANGKGGVGKTTLTTNIAALVAAGGGRVLVIDVNAQGNCGEDLGYTAQPDKDDDGKGLVDAVRYGTPLVPVRDVRPGLDVIPGGGEIRQLPTHLYNMFAETGELGTLALARSLLPIAGDYDLILIDSPPENRPLLQLVLGAAHWLLIPIKSDDSSRKGMQQVAYEFARMRRVNPTLDLLGVVLFAAGTSARRIREEVRRDVIDDLGGKDVMFDTIIRHAEASARDARRRGQPFHELEAAAASGPTPFDVLRGKADRSQMIAGTAGAVAGDLAALTREILTRRQVLLNELEAVAAP, from the coding sequence GTGACAACGGACCCGTTTGCACGGCCGGCCGAGGTCGTCTTCCCGCACGAGCACCTTGAGCACGTGATAGCCGTGGCCAACGGCAAAGGGGGAGTCGGGAAGACCACCCTCACCACCAACATCGCCGCCCTGGTGGCCGCCGGTGGTGGCCGCGTCCTCGTCATCGACGTCAACGCGCAGGGCAACTGCGGAGAAGACCTCGGCTACACGGCGCAGCCGGACAAGGACGACGACGGTAAAGGGCTGGTCGACGCCGTCCGCTACGGAACGCCGCTCGTTCCCGTCCGCGACGTCCGGCCCGGCCTCGACGTCATCCCCGGCGGCGGGGAGATCCGCCAGCTCCCCACCCACCTGTACAACATGTTCGCCGAGACCGGGGAGCTCGGCACCCTCGCGCTGGCCCGTTCGCTGCTGCCGATCGCCGGCGACTACGACCTGATCCTGATCGACAGCCCGCCCGAGAACCGGCCGCTGCTGCAGCTCGTCCTGGGCGCCGCCCACTGGCTGCTCATCCCGATCAAGAGCGACGACTCGTCCCGCAAGGGCATGCAGCAGGTCGCCTACGAGTTCGCCCGGATGCGCCGGGTGAACCCCACCCTCGACCTGCTCGGCGTCGTCCTGTTCGCCGCCGGGACCAGCGCCCGCCGCATCCGCGAGGAGGTCCGCCGCGACGTCATCGACGACCTCGGCGGCAAGGACGTCATGTTCGACACGATCATCCGCCACGCCGAGGCCTCGGCCCGCGACGCCCGCCGCCGCGGGCAGCCCTTCCACGAACTGGAAGCCGCCGCCGCCTCCGGCCCGACCCCGTTCGACGTCCTGCGCGGGAAGGCCGACCGCTCGCAGATGATCGCCGGCACGGCGGGCGCGGTCGCCGGCGACCTGGCCGCGCTGACCCGGGAGATCCTCACCCGCCGTCAGGTGCTGCTGAACGAGCTCGAAGCCGTGGCGGCCCCGTGA
- a CDS encoding NAD(P)H-binding protein, whose translation MTILVTGAGGNIGSRLTARLAAAGHSVRGSARDVTTLRLPSGVEPVELDLTDPGVAGADALRGVDAVFLYPVIGTVDAFLEAAAKAGVRYLVLLSSPASYEVGEFDRPIGLIHRAVERAVAESGIAHTVLYPSWLATNARRDWADQIRTTGRVAMAFGDAAFTPIHPDDIAEVAADLLTRGTHRSRMQILTGPSSLRLRDTVAVIGDVLGVEIPVDELTREQALERADGAIPRPILETLLDVAAASVGLTAPVNNTVERITGHPARSFRSWVEAHRKDFEPR comes from the coding sequence ATGACCATCCTTGTCACCGGCGCAGGCGGCAACATCGGATCACGCCTGACGGCCCGGCTGGCCGCCGCCGGTCATTCGGTCCGCGGGTCCGCCCGCGACGTCACGACCCTACGGCTGCCCAGCGGAGTCGAGCCGGTCGAGCTGGATCTCACCGACCCGGGCGTCGCCGGAGCGGACGCACTGCGCGGCGTCGACGCCGTCTTCCTCTACCCGGTCATCGGCACGGTCGACGCCTTCCTGGAGGCGGCCGCGAAGGCCGGCGTGCGCTATCTGGTGCTGCTGTCCTCGCCGGCGTCCTACGAGGTCGGAGAGTTCGACCGCCCCATCGGGCTGATCCACCGCGCGGTCGAACGGGCCGTCGCCGAGTCCGGGATCGCGCACACCGTGCTCTACCCGAGCTGGCTCGCCACCAACGCCCGGCGCGACTGGGCCGACCAGATCCGTACGACCGGGCGGGTCGCGATGGCCTTCGGGGACGCCGCCTTCACCCCGATCCACCCCGACGACATCGCGGAGGTCGCCGCCGACCTGCTCACCCGCGGCACCCACCGGTCCCGGATGCAGATCCTCACCGGCCCGAGTTCGCTTCGGCTGCGGGACACGGTCGCGGTCATCGGCGATGTCCTCGGCGTTGAGATCCCCGTGGACGAGCTGACCCGCGAGCAGGCGCTGGAACGTGCGGACGGCGCCATCCCCCGCCCGATCCTGGAGACCCTGCTCGACGTGGCCGCGGCGAGCGTCGGACTGACCGCCCCCGTGAACAACACGGTCGAACGGATCACCGGCCATCCGGCCCGGTCGTTCCGCTCCTGGGTCGAAGCCCACCGGAAGGACTTCGAGCCCCGCTGA